From Elusimicrobiota bacterium, one genomic window encodes:
- a CDS encoding DUF3108 domain-containing protein, which translates to MKKLLLLTFILMCSTVNVEAKKFGPGERLVYLVHWGVIPAGYATLEVRSKTVKAGRNVYHLWSEAKSNSFFDSIYKVRDVNESWYDYENNVSVGYEKTLREGKYAKDEKVLYDLEKGLAYKSGRKEPIVIPSKVLDILSSLYYIRKLENISPKMHPKLDVQSGEKVWKLEVRIYGKEKVKLPIGEFNCWKMEPIMRDDGIFKAKGRLFVWLKDDESLLPVRLRTEIAVGFMDIDLKEYK; encoded by the coding sequence ATGAAAAAACTGTTGTTATTAACATTTATATTAATGTGTTCAACTGTAAACGTTGAAGCTAAAAAGTTTGGACCGGGTGAACGGCTTGTGTATCTAGTACACTGGGGTGTTATCCCTGCGGGATATGCTACGCTTGAAGTGAGAAGTAAAACCGTTAAAGCCGGGCGGAACGTTTACCACCTGTGGTCGGAAGCAAAATCAAATTCGTTTTTTGATTCTATTTATAAAGTCAGGGATGTTAACGAATCATGGTATGATTACGAAAACAATGTTTCTGTTGGGTACGAAAAAACTTTGCGTGAAGGGAAGTATGCTAAAGATGAAAAAGTTTTATACGACCTGGAGAAAGGATTGGCGTATAAGTCTGGCCGGAAAGAGCCGATCGTAATACCTTCAAAAGTGTTGGATATACTGTCAAGTTTATATTATATCCGCAAGCTGGAAAACATTTCACCGAAGATGCATCCCAAACTTGATGTACAAAGCGGTGAAAAGGTGTGGAAATTGGAAGTACGGATTTATGGTAAGGAAAAAGTTAAGTTGCCCATAGGAGAGTTTAACTGCTGGAAAATGGAACCTATAATGCGGGATGATGGGATTTTTAAGGCAAAAGGACGGTTGTTTGTGTGGTTAAAAGACGATGAGTCGCTTTTGCCGGTAAGGTTACGAACAGAGATTGCGGTAGGATTTATGGATATTGATCTTAAGGAGTATAAATAA
- the rfaE1 gene encoding D-glycero-beta-D-manno-heptose-7-phosphate kinase, which produces MIKINDVINEFKKIRVLVIGDSMMDKFIHGKVTRLSPEAPVPIVKVEREVVTAGGAGNVAMNITSLGAKVNLVSIIGDDGAGSELQSKLRKSGVEVDGLIVDENRPTTIKTRVIGNHQQVVRFDNENTDKISSPVLDEIFKNVENYISEVDSVVISDYGKGIISGQLLNNIIKKANSCKKPILVDPKIEHFLFYQRVTCLTPNLNEAINGMHYKYPINNNDDIKNLGNEILDKLHCESLIITLGENGMMVFDKNGKVINLPTLAKEVFDVTGAGDTVISVVAMMFACGHSIIQAAEVANHAAGIVVGKLGTATVLPDELKAAFIGR; this is translated from the coding sequence ATGATTAAAATTAATGACGTGATTAATGAATTCAAAAAAATACGTGTGCTTGTAATAGGTGACAGCATGATGGATAAGTTTATACACGGGAAAGTTACACGGTTATCGCCCGAAGCGCCGGTGCCGATTGTTAAAGTTGAACGCGAAGTGGTTACTGCCGGAGGAGCTGGGAATGTTGCGATGAATATTACGAGTTTAGGCGCAAAGGTAAATCTTGTAAGTATAATCGGTGATGACGGTGCGGGGAGTGAATTACAGTCAAAACTAAGAAAAAGCGGGGTTGAGGTTGACGGTTTAATAGTTGATGAGAACCGTCCGACAACGATTAAGACGCGTGTTATCGGTAATCACCAGCAGGTAGTGAGGTTTGATAATGAAAATACTGATAAAATATCATCACCTGTACTTGATGAAATATTTAAAAATGTAGAAAATTATATTTCTGAAGTTGACAGTGTTGTTATCTCGGACTACGGGAAAGGTATTATCAGCGGGCAATTGTTGAACAATATAATAAAAAAAGCTAATTCCTGCAAAAAACCGATACTTGTTGATCCTAAGATTGAACACTTCCTGTTTTATCAGAGGGTAACCTGCCTGACACCTAACCTAAACGAAGCAATTAATGGTATGCATTATAAGTATCCGATAAACAATAATGATGATATTAAAAATCTTGGGAATGAAATTCTTGATAAACTGCACTGCGAGTCGTTGATAATAACTCTTGGAGAGAACGGTATGATGGTATTTGATAAAAACGGTAAGGTAATTAATCTCCCGACCTTAGCTAAGGAAGTTTTCGATGTAACCGGTGCGGGGGATACGGTTATCAGTGTAGTAGCGATGATGTTTGCCTGCGGGCATAGTATAATTCAGGCAGCTGAAGTAGCAAACCATGCAGCGGGGATTGTTGTGGGTAAACTCGGTACAGCAACAGTATTACCGGATGAACTTAAGGCTGCATTCATCGGGAGGTAA
- the kdsB gene encoding 3-deoxy-manno-octulosonate cytidylyltransferase, whose translation MNIKIIGVIPSRYASTRLPGKALIKFAGKTLIHRVWLRAVRAKLIDKIVIATDDKRIFDEVKSFGGNVVMTSTACRNGTERCAEVVKTCPADAVVNIQGDEPMIAPSTIDALARELRVYKDVYMATAAVKIVDTAEKSDPNVVKVVFDKHNDALYFSRSVIPFPREGNLKQCVVYKHLGIYAYKTVFLKKLSVLPPTKAEVTEKLEQLRVLENGYKIRVAVVKYDSIGVDTLADVRKLRKVLA comes from the coding sequence TTGAATATAAAGATAATTGGTGTTATACCGTCAAGATACGCGTCTACGCGGTTACCCGGGAAAGCGTTAATTAAATTCGCAGGGAAAACGCTTATCCATAGGGTATGGCTCCGGGCAGTACGCGCGAAGTTAATAGATAAAATTGTGATCGCAACGGATGATAAACGGATCTTTGATGAAGTAAAATCGTTTGGCGGTAATGTAGTGATGACTTCCACAGCGTGCCGTAACGGTACGGAACGTTGTGCGGAAGTTGTTAAAACCTGTCCTGCGGATGCTGTGGTTAATATCCAGGGTGATGAGCCTATGATTGCGCCGTCAACAATTGACGCGCTTGCGCGTGAACTTCGAGTGTATAAGGATGTGTATATGGCAACCGCGGCGGTAAAAATTGTTGATACCGCAGAAAAAAGTGATCCTAATGTCGTAAAGGTGGTATTTGACAAACACAATGATGCTTTGTATTTTTCAAGGTCAGTCATACCGTTTCCCCGGGAAGGGAATTTAAAGCAGTGTGTGGTATATAAACACCTTGGGATTTATGCGTATAAAACCGTGTTTCTCAAGAAGTTAAGCGTTCTGCCGCCTACGAAGGCGGAGGTAACCGAGAAACTTGAACAGTTAAGAGTACTTGAGAATGGTTATAAAATAAGAGTAGCTGTGGTTAAATACGATTCTATCGGAGTGGATACCCTGGCGGATGTAAGAAAACTTAGGAAAGTGTTAGCGTAA